One part of the Magallana gigas chromosome 5, xbMagGiga1.1, whole genome shotgun sequence genome encodes these proteins:
- the LOC105329536 gene encoding poly [ADP-ribose] polymerase tankyrase-2: MGQAASRQEAFWEACGFGHKDRVKKFLEEGDIDVNWVSYTHDCCPIHVASQGKPEIVRMLLDKGANVNVKDVRGNLPIHHAAMKGHFEVVQILLDAGSEVNTQEKNGWTPLHCAAYWNRLDVVKCLLKNSADVSIQNKDERTALHETARSQAKGDFQLGEIAQCLIEAGSDVNAKSSDLGEADFTGLMFASYHNHPEVATALIQAGCEINAFGTNRWTALHWACDRGHEEMVFLLLEAGIDPTIRGWRNELASDRCTDNEMKEMVMNAVNMFEELSILDRKDSSVGKPKGEAVSTRMKNIQPTVKRDTENKSVDDIVLKTQSDIPADPVNSVKTSGQGNSVNKQSEADEKQPQSAVCHAEDENKVMDDQDTQKDNAERNQANENQTKANQAEKNQTEGEQAERNQTSQADRQVDHTDSGDEN; encoded by the exons ATGGGTCAAGCGGCGTCCAGACAAGAGGCATTCTGGGAAGCCTGTGGGTTCGGCCACAAAGACAGAGTGAAGAAGTTCTTGGAGGAAGGAGATATTGATGTCAACTGGGTGTCATACACA cATGACTGCTGTCCAATACATGTAGCATCCCAAGGCAAACCAGAGATTGTTAGAATGCTCCTGGACAAAGGGGCGAATGTTAATGTCAAGGATGTG AGGGGGAATCTGCCCATTCATCATGCTGCCATGAAAGGTCACTTTGAGGTCGTACAGATTCTATTGGATGCAGGGTCAGAGGTCAACACTCAAGAAAAG AATGGTTGGACGCCCCTGCACTGTGCTGCCTACTGGAACAGGCTTGACGTCGTTAAATGTCTGCTGAAGAACAGCGCAGATGTCAGCATCCAAAACAAA gaTGAGAGAACAGCCCTACATGAGACAGCTCGGTCACAGGCGAAGGGGGATTTCCAGCTCGGAGAAATCGCCCAGTGTCTTATTGAGGCAGGAAGTGATGTCAATGCTAAGAGTAGTGACCTAGGAGAG GCCGATTTCACCGGTCTGATGTTTGCCAGTTACCACAACCATCCTGAGGTGGCCACTGCCCTGATCCAGGCCGGCTGTGAAATCAACGCATTTGGAACT AACCGTTGGACGGCTTTACACTGGGCATGTGATCGGGGCCATGAGGAAATGGTGTTCCTCCTTCTGGAGGCAGGAATCGATCCAACAATCAGGGGATGG agAAATGAGCTGGCTTCTGACCGCTGTACAGACAACGAGATGAAGGAGATGGTGATGAACGCCGTCAACATGTTCGAGGAGTTGTCCATCCTGGACAGGAAG GATTCCTCTGTAGGAAAACCCAAAGGCGAAGCAGTCAGTACACGTATGAAAAACATTCAACCAACAGTGAAAAGAGACACAGAGAATAAGTCAGTGGATGATATAGTTCTCAAGACTCAGTCTGATATCCCTGCAGACCCTGTCAACTCTGTGAAAACTTCAGGACAGGGGAACAGTGTTAATAAACAGAGTGAAGCTGATGAAAAACAGCCACAGAGTGCAGTCTGCCATGCTGAGGATGAAAATAAAGTAATGGATGATCAAGACACCCAAAAAGACAATGCAGAAAGAAATCAGGCAAATGAGAACCAGACAAAGGCGAACCAGGCAGAAAAGAACCAGACAGAAGGAGAGCAGGCTGAGAGGAACCAAACCAGTCAGGCAGACAGACAGGTTGATCATACAGATTCTGGGGATGAAAACTGA